The following are encoded together in the Adhaeribacter arboris genome:
- a CDS encoding NAD(P)/FAD-dependent oxidoreductase has product MPKKVVIVGGGFAGLNLAKKLSNNRHFEVTVVDINNYHFFPPLLYQVSTAFIEATNICYPFRRLFQGRQNVRFYMGKLLRVIPESNTIETDNGSLSYDYLVLAMGTETNFFGNENVIRSALPMKTVDEALNVRNHILLHAEEAIRAPSLPEKARLANIVIAGGGPTGVEMAGMLAEMSRNIVAKDYPEAAGNIASIYLIDGAPTLLGPMSTKAQKEAYQVLNKLGVKIILNTLVKDYVNDEVLLSNGEKLSSATLIWASGVVAREVVGLPKEAITRGRRILVDEINRVTGFTNIFAIGDQCAQTSDKDYPNGHPQLAQVAIQQGQLLAENLERLEENKPVKAFRYNNKGSMAIISKYKAVVDLPKGFFKGFFAWLVWLFIHIIPLVGFRNKLNLAYNWMWSFITNDPTLRLIIRPGKKENQSNKTAVVNS; this is encoded by the coding sequence ATGCCAAAAAAAGTCGTCATTGTGGGAGGTGGATTTGCTGGATTGAACCTGGCCAAAAAATTGTCGAATAACCGGCATTTTGAAGTAACCGTGGTGGATATTAATAACTATCACTTTTTCCCGCCTTTACTGTATCAGGTTTCTACTGCCTTTATCGAAGCAACTAATATTTGTTATCCATTCCGGAGACTGTTTCAGGGCCGGCAGAACGTTCGGTTTTACATGGGCAAACTTTTAAGAGTTATACCCGAATCCAATACGATTGAAACCGATAATGGGAGTTTGAGTTACGACTACCTGGTATTGGCTATGGGAACCGAAACTAACTTCTTCGGAAATGAAAATGTAATAAGGAGCGCCTTGCCCATGAAAACCGTAGACGAGGCTTTGAACGTCCGGAACCACATTCTCCTGCACGCCGAAGAAGCCATACGGGCCCCATCTTTGCCGGAAAAAGCGAGATTAGCCAATATTGTAATTGCCGGTGGTGGCCCCACCGGTGTAGAAATGGCGGGTATGCTGGCCGAAATGTCCCGGAACATTGTAGCTAAAGATTATCCGGAGGCCGCCGGCAATATAGCGAGCATTTATTTAATAGATGGGGCGCCTACCTTACTTGGTCCCATGAGCACAAAAGCCCAAAAAGAAGCGTACCAGGTTCTGAACAAACTCGGGGTAAAAATAATCTTAAATACCCTGGTTAAAGATTACGTGAATGATGAAGTACTACTTTCTAACGGGGAAAAACTAAGTTCCGCCACCTTAATCTGGGCTTCGGGAGTGGTGGCGCGGGAAGTAGTGGGGCTGCCCAAAGAAGCGATAACCAGAGGTCGGCGGATTCTGGTAGACGAAATAAACCGGGTAACTGGCTTTACCAATATTTTTGCCATCGGAGACCAATGCGCACAAACGAGTGATAAGGATTATCCGAACGGCCACCCGCAACTGGCCCAGGTGGCCATCCAGCAAGGTCAGTTGTTAGCCGAAAATTTAGAAAGACTGGAAGAAAATAAACCGGTAAAAGCTTTTCGGTATAACAACAAAGGCAGCATGGCCATTATTTCTAAATACAAAGCCGTTGTTGATTTACCCAAAGGATTTTTCAAAGGTTTTTTTGCCTGGCTGGTTTGGTTGTTTATTCACATTATCCCTTTGGTTGGCTTCCGGAATAAATTAAATCTTGCCTATAACTGGATGTGGAGTTTTATAACCAATGACCCAACCCTACGACTCATTATCCGGCCCGGTAAAAAAGAAAATCAGTCTAATAAGACGGCAGTGGTTAATTCTTAA
- a CDS encoding serine hydrolase domain-containing protein, producing MLIFIVVSATRAQSRQNQKFEIDLDHIRSLLKIPGMAVAISKGDSIIYEKGLGYADIQNNVKVSSSTTFRIASVTKTFTSTIIMQLVEQGKLELDTPITEFGLDFGNPSITVRHLLTHTSEGEPGTHFQYNGFRFGKLGVIIEKAARKPFYQLIMENILQPAQLYNSAPGMPLFTYFAYVQAHKEMQPFFEKAFTNLAKPYELNQQGEIAETKYLDEFGAFGGLTSNVHDLLKYSAAIDQYKFISQQTQKVIFTPNRTKNGHPTPYGLGWFVQNYKGINFYWHYGQTQGESALFVKVPSRHLTLVALTNIDKLSTPFPLGDGDLFTSPLGQAFYKYFINQDKNLKNLDYRLPPKELIKNITQRGSSTFKEFYNKEIITQASLYAVSGQTTMVNKLYDLYAHLNFTNSSPLPQTPVMAELKNVGINKEEVASFSLTKPTEINVYGVGENCSVDFTSWCDYGWIEDANGKVVWQMPSQPAVRAGGAIKNQRVVAIITLPAGAYKLKYKSDSGHGYNNWDSAPPDNFFWGITLFKK from the coding sequence TTGCTTATTTTTATAGTAGTTTCTGCTACTCGTGCCCAATCCCGGCAAAATCAAAAATTTGAAATAGACTTAGACCATATCCGATCTCTTTTAAAAATTCCAGGAATGGCCGTAGCCATTAGCAAAGGTGATTCCATAATCTACGAAAAAGGATTGGGGTATGCCGATATCCAGAATAATGTTAAAGTTTCTTCCAGTACTACTTTCCGGATTGCTTCTGTTACTAAAACATTTACCTCTACCATTATCATGCAATTGGTGGAGCAGGGAAAACTTGAGCTCGACACTCCCATTACAGAATTTGGATTAGATTTTGGCAATCCCAGCATAACCGTCAGGCACTTACTTACCCATACTTCAGAAGGTGAACCGGGCACCCATTTTCAATACAATGGATTTCGGTTCGGCAAACTGGGAGTTATTATAGAAAAAGCTGCTAGAAAACCATTTTATCAGCTTATTATGGAAAATATACTTCAACCGGCCCAACTGTATAATTCTGCTCCCGGGATGCCCTTATTTACTTACTTTGCTTACGTACAAGCACATAAGGAAATGCAGCCTTTTTTTGAAAAAGCGTTTACCAATCTGGCTAAACCATACGAATTAAACCAGCAAGGAGAAATAGCTGAAACGAAGTACTTAGATGAGTTCGGTGCTTTCGGTGGACTTACCTCGAACGTGCATGATCTTTTAAAATACTCGGCGGCCATTGACCAGTATAAATTTATTAGCCAACAAACTCAAAAAGTAATTTTTACACCAAACCGCACGAAAAACGGCCACCCCACCCCTTATGGTTTAGGATGGTTTGTTCAGAATTACAAAGGAATCAATTTTTACTGGCATTATGGGCAAACCCAGGGAGAATCGGCTCTTTTTGTAAAAGTACCTAGTCGTCATCTCACCTTAGTGGCACTTACCAACATCGATAAACTCAGTACTCCTTTTCCTTTGGGCGATGGAGATTTATTTACATCCCCGTTAGGCCAGGCATTTTATAAATACTTTATCAACCAAGATAAAAATTTAAAGAACTTAGATTATCGTTTACCACCAAAGGAATTGATAAAAAATATTACGCAACGCGGCAGTTCTACTTTTAAAGAATTTTATAATAAAGAAATTATTACCCAGGCTTCTCTTTATGCTGTGAGTGGCCAAACGACTATGGTAAATAAACTGTATGATTTGTATGCGCACCTAAATTTTACCAATAGTTCCCCTCTCCCTCAAACCCCTGTTATGGCAGAATTAAAAAATGTCGGTATCAATAAGGAAGAGGTTGCTTCTTTTTCCCTTACAAAACCAACAGAAATTAACGTTTATGGAGTAGGAGAAAATTGTTCCGTTGATTTTACCTCCTGGTGTGATTATGGTTGGATTGAAGATGCAAACGGAAAAGTGGTTTGGCAGATGCCATCACAACCGGCCGTTCGGGCTGGGGGAGCTATTAAAAATCAACGGGTAGTAGCAATAATTACGCTTCCTGCCGGTGCTTATAAATTAAAATACAAATCCGACTCAGGTCATGGCTATAACAACTGGGATTCTGCTCCTCCGGATAACTTCTTTTGGGGTATCACTTTATTTAAGAAATAA
- a CDS encoding GNAT family N-acetyltransferase, with the protein MKIFAETERFLLREILPEDEAGLFLLDSDPEVHTFLGNKPITRVEQARKNLQFIRQQYAENGIARWAVIDKNTNEFLGWSGLKRITQTINNHTNYYDLGYRFLKKHWGKGYATETAQATLYYAFHQLNLPEVFAMADIQNTGSRKVLEKVGFTLLETFSYEGMEHYWFQINQKDWKKKLPVATSTLS; encoded by the coding sequence ATGAAAATTTTTGCCGAAACCGAACGGTTCCTTTTAAGAGAAATATTGCCGGAAGATGAGGCCGGTCTTTTTCTTTTAGACTCCGATCCCGAAGTGCATACATTTTTAGGGAACAAACCGATTACCCGCGTAGAACAAGCCCGGAAAAACCTTCAATTTATCAGGCAGCAGTACGCTGAGAATGGCATTGCCCGGTGGGCCGTAATAGACAAAAACACCAACGAGTTTCTGGGTTGGTCCGGGTTGAAACGGATTACCCAAACAATTAACAACCACACGAATTATTACGATTTAGGCTACCGATTTCTAAAAAAACACTGGGGAAAGGGCTACGCCACCGAAACGGCGCAAGCAACTTTGTACTACGCTTTTCATCAACTAAACTTACCGGAAGTTTTTGCCATGGCGGATATCCAAAATACCGGATCACGAAAGGTTTTAGAAAAAGTGGGATTTACCCTTCTGGAAACCTTTTCTTACGAAGGAATGGAACACTACTGGTTTCAGATAAACCAAAAGGATTGGAAGAAGAAACTACCTGTAGCTACTAGCACTTTATCTTAA
- a CDS encoding GNAT family N-acetyltransferase — MGIFFLPEPVAFTKVLHNPYLIVIIARANKKLVSSLTAHVLDRYDSEKPSAYVYDLAVLTSFQQKRIGKKLMATLNEYCSTKGFQEVFVQAETNDLQAVNFYRSTPLSNELQATHFTYLFSKINPENGEI; from the coding sequence ATGGGAATATTTTTCCTTCCCGAACCGGTTGCATTTACAAAAGTGCTACATAATCCTTATCTTATCGTAATTATTGCCAGGGCAAATAAGAAATTAGTAAGTAGCCTCACTGCTCATGTTCTGGACAGGTACGATTCTGAAAAGCCGTCTGCTTATGTGTATGATCTTGCCGTATTAACTAGTTTTCAGCAAAAAAGAATTGGTAAAAAGTTAATGGCCACCTTAAATGAATATTGCAGCACAAAGGGATTTCAGGAAGTATTTGTACAAGCAGAAACCAACGACTTGCAAGCAGTAAATTTTTACCGGTCAACGCCGCTAAGTAATGAATTACAAGCCACGCATTTTACTTATTTGTTTAGCAAAATTAACCCTGAAAATGGTGAGATTTAA
- a CDS encoding carboxymuconolactone decarboxylase family protein, with amino-acid sequence METYLKPIEKPNSLGMKLVYFFTKRQFGKVITPLKVYSARMPIAFGMWGGKIAELDKKLILSEETTLLIREWVARLNICLFCMDAGRYSLMKKNMSEAKFDALEEYPTSPLFTEAERAALDYATELTRHKKVPPETFARLQNFYSEREICEIIYLIVSEHVYNLTNIGLNIHSDMLCDITKHRK; translated from the coding sequence ATGGAAACCTATCTCAAACCCATAGAAAAGCCCAACAGCTTAGGTATGAAACTCGTTTATTTTTTTACAAAGAGGCAATTTGGCAAAGTTATCACCCCCTTAAAGGTTTATTCCGCCCGTATGCCTATTGCCTTTGGAATGTGGGGCGGAAAAATTGCTGAGCTAGATAAAAAACTAATCCTTTCTGAAGAAACTACTTTGCTGATCCGGGAGTGGGTAGCCCGCCTTAATATTTGTTTATTTTGCATGGATGCCGGTCGGTACAGTCTCATGAAAAAAAACATGAGTGAAGCCAAATTTGATGCTTTGGAAGAATACCCAACCAGCCCGTTGTTTACGGAGGCGGAGCGGGCAGCACTGGATTACGCCACGGAACTTACCCGGCACAAAAAAGTACCACCGGAGACTTTTGCCCGCTTACAAAATTTTTATTCGGAACGGGAAATCTGCGAAATTATCTACCTCATTGTCAGCGAACACGTGTACAACCTTACCAATATTGGCCTAAATATTCATTCTGATATGCTTTGTGATATAACCAAACACAGAAAATAA
- a CDS encoding DoxX family protein: MTTFINNPSLPNYSKARVISYWLVTAFLGFELFYGALWDFNLLNKGYVHTILNHLGYPLYLANILAVSKVAAAIIILAPGFRILKEWAYAGVVILFLGGFVSHLIVGDGPGQFIWSLLFGLLALVSWKLNYRTDLIRTE; encoded by the coding sequence ATGACTACATTCATTAATAATCCCTCCTTACCCAACTACTCAAAAGCCCGGGTTATTAGTTACTGGCTGGTAACGGCATTTTTAGGATTTGAACTATTCTACGGCGCCTTGTGGGATTTCAACCTGCTTAATAAAGGATACGTCCACACTATTTTAAATCATTTGGGTTACCCCTTGTATTTAGCCAACATTTTAGCCGTGAGCAAAGTAGCCGCAGCAATTATTATTCTAGCCCCAGGATTCCGGATTTTAAAGGAATGGGCTTATGCGGGAGTCGTTATTTTGTTTTTGGGTGGCTTTGTATCGCATTTAATCGTAGGAGATGGCCCGGGTCAATTTATCTGGTCGCTGTTGTTTGGATTACTGGCCTTGGTTTCCTGGAAATTGAACTACCGGACTGATTTGATAAGAACGGAATAA
- a CDS encoding sigma-70 family RNA polymerase sigma factor: MNPESSHRNAIEQYIPILFPYAYNILGAVEDAKDAVQEVLTKQLSDPNALVKDEKSYLIKSVINLAINMKTRQKKTTWKEEFWLPEPIATDDAADRNLHLNEVLSYSLLVLMERLNARERAVFILRESFDYSHAEIAEILSVTEDYSRKLLSRAKASIFKPAPKRTQVQAAHERQVLERFMSAIQQRDTQLLESIMAADIRFYADGGGKVPLVTNLCIGAPEVAALQILVYHKFLRFARIVFTVVNHQPAFLSFVKERLTSCVIFDLHPEHGTVLQINAVLDPDKLKTLKQTHYNA; this comes from the coding sequence ATGAATCCGGAGTCATCCCATAGAAATGCCATTGAGCAGTACATTCCTATTCTTTTTCCTTATGCTTATAATATTCTGGGAGCGGTAGAAGACGCCAAAGATGCGGTGCAGGAGGTTTTAACCAAACAACTTTCCGACCCGAATGCGCTTGTGAAAGATGAAAAAAGTTACCTGATAAAATCGGTGATTAATCTGGCCATTAACATGAAAACCCGGCAAAAGAAAACAACCTGGAAGGAGGAATTTTGGCTGCCGGAGCCGATTGCCACCGACGATGCGGCCGACAGGAATCTCCATTTGAACGAGGTGCTTTCGTATTCTCTGCTGGTATTAATGGAGCGGCTGAACGCCAGGGAGCGGGCAGTTTTTATCTTACGCGAAAGTTTTGACTACTCCCACGCCGAGATTGCCGAAATATTATCAGTTACCGAAGATTACTCCCGCAAGCTGCTTAGCCGCGCGAAGGCCAGTATTTTTAAACCGGCCCCAAAGCGCACCCAAGTTCAAGCTGCTCACGAACGGCAAGTGCTGGAGCGTTTCATGAGCGCCATCCAACAACGGGACACCCAACTGCTAGAGAGTATCATGGCGGCGGACATTCGATTTTATGCCGATGGCGGCGGCAAGGTTCCGTTAGTAACCAATTTATGTATCGGCGCTCCCGAGGTAGCTGCTTTACAAATATTGGTTTATCATAAGTTTCTTCGTTTTGCCAGAATAGTATTTACGGTGGTAAATCATCAGCCGGCTTTCTTGTCCTTTGTAAAGGAACGCCTGACTTCCTGCGTCATATTTGACCTGCATCCCGAACACGGTACGGTGCTCCAAATTAATGCCGTCTTAGACCCCGATAAACTAAAAACATTAAAGCAAACCCACTATAACGCTTAA
- a CDS encoding gamma-glutamylcyclotransferase yields MKMYNRELNEIIEGLNKNQNVSRIRVNTLEDSGLTEEEKELLQTYKPEKSLIIYGSLAPNKPNHAVVEHIKGEWKKGIVRGKLENVGWGAALGYLGFKHCRKKDQQKISMFALISDELVSNWQMLDEFEGDEYRRILAKYELDTGEIGVGYIYAINEEKA; encoded by the coding sequence ATGAAAATGTATAATAGAGAATTAAACGAAATAATAGAAGGCTTAAATAAGAACCAGAACGTATCACGTATAAGGGTAAATACGCTGGAAGATTCAGGCTTGACCGAAGAAGAAAAAGAACTCCTTCAGACGTATAAACCGGAAAAATCATTAATTATCTACGGATCACTTGCGCCAAACAAACCTAATCATGCAGTAGTAGAACATATTAAGGGTGAATGGAAAAAAGGAATAGTCCGAGGTAAGTTAGAGAATGTGGGTTGGGGCGCGGCATTAGGGTATCTTGGATTTAAGCATTGCCGCAAGAAAGATCAGCAAAAAATAAGCATGTTTGCCCTTATCTCGGATGAATTGGTTAGCAACTGGCAAATGTTAGATGAATTTGAAGGCGATGAATACAGGCGCATTTTAGCTAAATACGAGCTAGATACTGGTGAGATAGGTGTAGGATATATTTACGCCATCAACGAAGAGAAGGCCTAA
- a CDS encoding WapI family immunity protein has translation MEKFSEIEEFSVKGENGNWIKFSFQEVYGFPESTSHWGGYEVRASLEIKSGNFNVKSILWTSTGEIQDFLKCLEASNKVLKGKVKFENYERNLEFTVTYTELGHTVVEGTYFEFGQFENELKFEFSSDQSYLTQTIKELNLISLKYGNNKE, from the coding sequence ATGGAAAAATTTTCAGAGATAGAAGAATTTTCAGTTAAAGGAGAAAATGGGAATTGGATAAAATTTTCTTTTCAAGAAGTATATGGATTTCCTGAATCTACTAGCCATTGGGGTGGTTATGAAGTACGGGCAAGTTTAGAAATTAAGTCAGGAAATTTTAATGTTAAATCAATCTTGTGGACATCAACAGGAGAGATTCAAGATTTTCTCAAATGCTTAGAGGCCTCGAATAAAGTTTTAAAAGGTAAGGTAAAGTTCGAAAATTACGAAAGGAACCTAGAGTTTACTGTTACCTACACAGAATTAGGACATACTGTTGTAGAAGGTACATATTTTGAATTTGGCCAATTTGAGAATGAACTAAAATTTGAATTTTCCTCTGACCAATCATATCTAACACAAACAATTAAAGAACTTAATCTGATTAGCCTTAAGTATGGTAACAATAAAGAGTAA
- a CDS encoding GMC oxidoreductase, with amino-acid sequence MNMAVQAINSNTKGVAQNTYDAIVIGSGISGGWAAKELCDKGLKTLVLERGRNVEHNKDYPTATKDLWEFPHRGNMTRQFLKDNPLISKAAGFGEDTAHFFIKDKDHPYVQEKPFDWIRGYQVGGKSLTWGRACQRWSNFEFTAPARYGYGLDWPIRYEDVAPWYSHVEKFAGVCGNKDGIEAMPDGEFLPPFDLNCVETHVQKSIKQHFPDRHLVQARWAHITKPTETHLQLGRGKCQARNLCMRGCPYGAYFSSVSATLPWAARTGNLTMRPFSVVHSIIFDEQKNKAIGVRVIDAQTKATTDYFARIIFLNASALNSNLVLLNSTSQRFPNGLGNDSGLLGKYIAFHNYRANVRGEIPGFEDKYYFGRNPTEPIIANYRNLHQQDTDYLGGFTTFMGAHRTRGATANLTEEIGAAYKDALSLPGGWRVYMYMQGETIPKESNHVRLSKTEKDQWGIPLLVTSVAYDDNDEKMIKDFLAQSTAMLEKAGCTNIQQHDSKQAPGLDIHEMGGVRMGHDPKTSLLNKYNQLHYCQNVFVTDGACMTSTGNQSPSILYMALTARAVNHAAEEMKKGNL; translated from the coding sequence ATGAACATGGCAGTGCAGGCAATTAATAGTAATACCAAAGGCGTCGCGCAGAATACCTACGATGCTATAGTAATCGGGTCGGGCATTAGCGGGGGTTGGGCGGCTAAGGAACTATGCGATAAAGGTTTAAAAACCCTGGTGCTGGAGCGCGGCCGTAACGTAGAGCATAACAAAGATTATCCAACGGCTACTAAAGATTTGTGGGAGTTTCCGCACCGGGGCAACATGACTCGGCAATTTTTAAAAGATAACCCGCTCATTAGTAAAGCCGCCGGATTTGGCGAGGATACCGCGCATTTTTTTATCAAAGACAAAGACCACCCTTACGTGCAGGAAAAACCTTTCGATTGGATTCGCGGGTACCAGGTGGGCGGTAAATCTTTAACCTGGGGGCGGGCCTGCCAGCGGTGGAGTAATTTTGAGTTTACCGCCCCGGCCCGCTACGGCTACGGTCTGGATTGGCCCATCCGCTACGAAGATGTGGCGCCCTGGTACTCGCACGTCGAGAAATTTGCCGGCGTGTGCGGCAATAAAGACGGCATTGAAGCCATGCCCGACGGGGAGTTTTTACCGCCATTTGACTTAAACTGCGTAGAAACCCACGTGCAGAAATCCATTAAACAGCATTTTCCGGACCGGCATTTGGTGCAGGCCCGCTGGGCCCATATTACAAAACCCACCGAAACGCATTTGCAATTGGGGCGGGGTAAATGCCAGGCGCGCAATTTGTGTATGCGCGGCTGCCCTTACGGCGCTTATTTTAGTTCGGTTTCGGCTACGTTGCCCTGGGCCGCCCGGACCGGTAACTTAACCATGCGGCCGTTTTCGGTGGTGCATTCTATTATTTTCGACGAGCAGAAAAACAAAGCTATCGGCGTTAGGGTAATTGATGCTCAAACTAAAGCTACTACCGATTATTTTGCCCGGATTATTTTTTTAAATGCCTCGGCTTTAAACAGCAATTTGGTGTTGTTAAACTCTACTTCTCAGCGTTTTCCGAATGGTTTAGGCAACGACAGCGGATTACTGGGGAAATACATCGCCTTTCATAATTACCGCGCTAATGTGCGTGGCGAAATTCCCGGGTTCGAAGATAAATATTATTTCGGCCGGAACCCCACCGAACCCATTATTGCCAACTACCGCAATCTGCATCAACAAGATACCGATTACCTGGGCGGATTTACCACCTTTATGGGCGCTCACCGGACCCGCGGCGCTACGGCTAATTTAACCGAAGAAATAGGAGCCGCTTACAAAGATGCTTTATCGTTACCCGGCGGCTGGCGCGTGTACATGTACATGCAAGGCGAAACGATTCCGAAAGAAAGCAACCACGTACGTTTAAGCAAAACCGAAAAAGATCAATGGGGTATTCCCTTGCTGGTTACCTCCGTGGCCTACGACGACAACGACGAGAAAATGATTAAAGATTTTCTGGCGCAAAGTACGGCCATGCTGGAAAAAGCCGGCTGCACCAATATCCAACAACACGATAGCAAACAAGCGCCTGGACTGGACATTCACGAAATGGGCGGGGTGCGCATGGGGCACGATCCTAAAACTTCCTTGCTGAATAAATACAACCAACTGCATTACTGTCAAAACGTTTTCGTGACTGACGGCGCCTGCATGACCAGTACCGGTAACCAGAGTCCGTCTATTTTATACATGGCGCTTACCGCCCGCGCCGTGAACCACGCCGCCGAAGAAATGAAGAAAGGAAATTTGTAA
- a CDS encoding gluconate 2-dehydrogenase subunit 3 family protein — translation MNRREAIAAVAYIMGSTVVGAEVFLSGCQRSSSDETLSFSENTVALLDEVAETILPSTAASPGAKEAHIGSFIKTMVTDCYEEKDQKIFAAGLDKLQEVSKEKFKDNFQKLSAGNKHALLVNLDNEAKSYQKSKKEDEPNHYFTMLKQLTLLGYFTSELGATQALNYLPVPGRFEGCIPYKKGDKAWAM, via the coding sequence ATGAACCGAAGAGAAGCTATTGCGGCCGTCGCTTATATAATGGGAAGTACCGTTGTCGGGGCGGAAGTTTTTTTATCCGGCTGCCAACGAAGCTCATCAGATGAAACCTTATCTTTTTCCGAAAATACAGTGGCCTTATTGGACGAGGTAGCCGAAACTATTTTGCCCAGTACCGCTGCTTCGCCGGGGGCAAAAGAGGCCCACATTGGTAGTTTTATCAAAACCATGGTTACGGATTGCTACGAAGAAAAAGACCAGAAAATTTTTGCGGCGGGATTAGATAAGTTACAGGAAGTTAGTAAAGAAAAGTTTAAAGATAATTTTCAAAAACTATCTGCCGGTAACAAACACGCCTTGCTGGTTAATTTAGATAACGAAGCGAAAAGTTACCAGAAAAGTAAAAAAGAAGACGAGCCCAATCATTATTTTACTATGCTGAAGCAACTCACTCTGTTAGGTTATTTTACTTCGGAACTTGGCGCTACCCAGGCTTTAAACTATTTACCCGTACCCGGCCGCTTCGAAGGCTGCATTCCCTACAAAAAAGGGGATAAAGCCTGGGCCATGTAA
- a CDS encoding Gfo/Idh/MocA family protein, protein MNRTKVVILGAGFISDIHLECYHRFIPEAEVVAVYARNPEKAKAFAEKHHIPQWFDDYEKAIRESGCEVVDICLPNFLHAKVTLIAADARKHIIIEKPLAVTLEEADAMIAACQQSKVKLMYAEELCFAPKYERARHLVKEGAVGEIYMLKQSEKHSGPHSDWFYDINLAGGGVLMDMGCHALGWFRWMLGNAPVASVYATMSTVLHKGRTQGEDNSVVIVEFQNGVTAVAEDSWAKHGGMDDRSEIYGTGGVIYADLFMGNSAITYSKNGYGYAMEKADTTQGWSFTVFEEVFNQGYPHELKHFIECVREDKTPLVTGEDGRAVLEIIYAAYAAAGAGKKITLPFTPHVAKPIDLWLNGSVDGVSE, encoded by the coding sequence ATGAACAGAACGAAAGTTGTTATCCTGGGAGCCGGTTTTATTTCGGATATTCATTTAGAGTGTTACCACCGTTTTATTCCGGAAGCAGAAGTAGTGGCCGTATACGCCCGTAATCCCGAAAAAGCAAAAGCCTTCGCCGAGAAACACCACATCCCGCAATGGTTCGATGATTACGAAAAAGCCATCCGGGAATCGGGCTGCGAGGTAGTAGATATTTGTTTACCGAATTTCCTGCACGCTAAAGTTACTCTCATAGCCGCCGACGCCCGCAAGCACATTATTATTGAAAAACCCCTCGCCGTAACCCTGGAAGAAGCCGATGCTATGATTGCCGCTTGCCAGCAAAGCAAGGTAAAGCTCATGTACGCCGAGGAACTCTGTTTTGCGCCGAAGTACGAACGGGCCCGGCATCTGGTTAAAGAAGGGGCAGTTGGAGAAATTTACATGTTGAAGCAATCTGAAAAACACTCCGGTCCGCATTCCGATTGGTTTTACGATATTAACCTGGCCGGCGGCGGCGTATTAATGGATATGGGCTGCCATGCTTTGGGCTGGTTCCGGTGGATGCTGGGCAATGCGCCGGTAGCGAGCGTGTACGCCACCATGAGCACGGTACTGCACAAAGGCCGCACGCAAGGCGAAGATAATTCGGTAGTTATTGTCGAGTTCCAGAACGGCGTAACCGCCGTAGCCGAAGATAGTTGGGCCAAACACGGCGGCATGGACGATCGCAGCGAAATTTACGGGACCGGCGGCGTTATTTACGCGGATTTATTTATGGGTAATTCGGCGATTACTTACAGCAAAAACGGCTACGGTTACGCCATGGAAAAAGCCGATACCACCCAGGGCTGGAGCTTTACCGTTTTCGAAGAAGTATTTAACCAAGGCTATCCCCACGAATTAAAGCATTTTATCGAATGCGTACGCGAAGATAAAACGCCTTTGGTAACCGGCGAAGATGGCCGGGCGGTGCTGGAAATTATCTATGCTGCTTACGCTGCGGCGGGTGCCGGTAAAAAAATAACCTTACCGTTTACCCCCCATGTAGCCAAACCAATTGACCTTTGGTTGAATGGTTCAGTAGATGGAGTGAGTGAATGA